A single genomic interval of Bradyrhizobium sp. AZCC 1693 harbors:
- a CDS encoding sensor histidine kinase, with protein sequence MRSLWSRLLALWMMLVLSGAATAYLLFESFQQTANARVARSEELVARACRDIADRYQFFVSGWTGGQVDDRVKQELTALVQVALSSANGVEGGIWQADAGSLAYAFPSYEGTGPKTDLPAAELSTIREVNAEAFRSRRPSGLRQPARSQTLLVHACPLRGPLQGTTAWTMTRAFTAEGPAYTQLLTGLLVLALTIFGSAIWLARVLFSWSRKIAVLEKALGKGESGSVDLPTLPHTGEQELDRLVDALNQTGDRLALERRRASRAERLAAVGHLSAGLAHEIRNPIAAMRLKAENALAASDDARKTTALEAILKQVARLDTLLRNLLQMTQAGEPKLRDVELAPFLQNTIEPHQELAAANGLSLEVGTPEPNDPLPRFDPFQMQRALDNLILNAIQNTPAGGRIVVDALHQQDKLLLCVTDSGAGVSEEMRERLFEPFATARSEGTGLGLAIVREIARAHRGEARLAYTGRGARFEIEVPWQTS encoded by the coding sequence ATGCGATCCCTTTGGTCGCGACTGCTAGCACTTTGGATGATGCTGGTCTTATCGGGAGCGGCGACAGCCTATCTCCTGTTCGAGTCCTTTCAGCAGACAGCGAACGCGCGCGTCGCGCGCTCTGAGGAGTTGGTCGCGCGGGCCTGCCGGGATATCGCCGACCGCTACCAATTCTTCGTTTCCGGTTGGACTGGCGGGCAGGTCGACGATCGAGTGAAGCAGGAGCTCACGGCACTGGTTCAGGTCGCGCTCTCAAGCGCCAACGGCGTCGAGGGCGGTATCTGGCAAGCCGATGCTGGCTCACTCGCCTACGCCTTCCCCTCCTATGAGGGTACGGGTCCGAAGACGGATCTTCCCGCTGCAGAGCTGAGCACGATCCGTGAAGTCAATGCCGAAGCATTCCGCTCCCGACGGCCGTCCGGCCTGCGGCAGCCGGCGCGCTCGCAGACTCTGCTGGTGCACGCCTGCCCGCTGCGTGGACCGCTGCAGGGCACCACCGCCTGGACCATGACGCGTGCCTTCACAGCGGAGGGGCCGGCCTACACTCAATTGTTGACCGGGCTGCTCGTGCTTGCACTCACCATCTTCGGATCGGCGATCTGGCTCGCGCGCGTGCTGTTCTCATGGTCGCGGAAAATCGCTGTGCTGGAGAAGGCGCTCGGCAAGGGCGAAAGCGGGTCGGTCGACCTTCCAACGCTTCCGCATACCGGCGAGCAGGAGCTCGACCGGCTGGTCGACGCGCTCAACCAGACCGGCGATCGGCTTGCGCTGGAGCGTCGTCGCGCCAGTAGGGCCGAACGCCTGGCAGCAGTCGGGCACCTTTCCGCAGGACTAGCGCACGAAATTCGGAATCCCATTGCGGCGATGCGGCTCAAGGCGGAAAACGCTCTTGCCGCGAGCGATGATGCCCGCAAGACGACCGCGCTGGAGGCGATCCTCAAGCAGGTCGCGCGGTTGGATACGCTGCTACGCAACCTGCTGCAAATGACCCAGGCCGGCGAGCCCAAGTTGAGGGATGTCGAGCTTGCGCCGTTCCTGCAAAACACGATCGAGCCTCACCAGGAACTCGCGGCAGCCAACGGCTTGTCGCTGGAGGTGGGAACTCCCGAGCCGAACGATCCGTTACCTCGCTTCGACCCCTTTCAGATGCAGCGGGCTCTCGACAATCTGATTCTTAACGCGATCCAGAACACGCCCGCTGGCGGACGCATTGTCGTGGATGCCCTGCACCAGCAGGACAAGTTGCTGCTATGCGTGACCGACAGCGGTGCAGGCGTGAGCGAGGAGATGCGCGAGCGCCTGTTCGAGCCGTTCGCAACCGCGCGCTCCGAGGGGACCGGGCTTGGACTTGCCATCGTGCGAGAAATCGCGCGTGCTCACCGCGGAGAAGCTCGCCTTGCGTACACCGGGCGCGGTGCGAGGTTTGAGATTGA
- a CDS encoding helix-turn-helix domain-containing protein → MSKKRFANVWDAIEETPAQAENMKLRSALIMALKDHIARTGLSQSEAAKLLGVTQPRISDLMRGKIELFGLDTLVNMIGAAGLHVEMRVSDAA, encoded by the coding sequence ATGAGCAAGAAACGCTTCGCCAATGTGTGGGACGCAATTGAGGAGACGCCTGCGCAGGCTGAGAACATGAAGCTCCGTTCGGCGTTGATCATGGCGTTGAAGGATCATATCGCTCGGACAGGGCTAAGCCAGTCGGAGGCCGCTAAGCTGCTTGGTGTTACCCAGCCACGTATCTCCGATCTCATGCGCGGCAAGATCGAATTGTTCGGCCTCGATACCTTAGTCAATATGATCGGGGCTGCCGGCCTGCATGTTGAAATGCGGGTCTCGGACGCAGCCTGA